The following proteins come from a genomic window of Phnomibacter ginsenosidimutans:
- a CDS encoding glucoamylase family protein, whose protein sequence is MKKILLAAAGVLFVIASAVAQKKALQTTSVPFASAKDAALFTEVQRATFQYFWNGAEPTSGLARERFHADNVYPQNDKHVVTSGGGGFGVMAILVGIERKFITREEGLKRLEKIVGFLETADRFHGAWPHWWNGETGKVKPFSKKDDGGDLVESSFMLQGLLCVRQYFQQGNTEEKALAARIDKLWREVEFDWYTNNKNVLYWHWSPNYGWEMNFPVKGYNECLIMYVLAASSPTHGVAPAVYHEGWAQNGKINEQPDGYDGIQLQLHYQGDNKTSGPLFWSHYSYLGLDPRGLKDKYADYWKETTGHAQIHYRWAVNNPKKYKGYGPDNWGMTSSYSIKGYAGHAPSMEHDLGVISPTAALSSFPYTPKESMAAMKNWYFNKKDKLWGEFGFYDAFSETANWYKPHYLAIDQGPIVVMMENYRSGLLWNLFMSCPEVQTGLTKLGFTSPHIK, encoded by the coding sequence CCACCTCTGTTCCTTTTGCGTCTGCAAAAGATGCGGCCCTGTTTACCGAAGTGCAGCGGGCCACCTTTCAATATTTTTGGAATGGGGCTGAGCCTACGAGTGGCTTGGCAAGGGAGCGTTTTCATGCCGATAATGTGTACCCGCAAAATGATAAGCATGTAGTAACCAGCGGTGGTGGTGGCTTTGGTGTGATGGCCATTTTGGTAGGCATCGAAAGAAAATTTATAACCCGTGAAGAAGGATTGAAGCGGTTGGAAAAAATCGTTGGCTTTTTAGAAACCGCCGACCGTTTTCACGGCGCATGGCCACACTGGTGGAATGGCGAAACTGGTAAGGTGAAACCATTCAGCAAAAAAGATGATGGCGGCGATTTGGTAGAAAGTTCTTTTATGCTGCAAGGCTTGCTTTGTGTACGCCAGTATTTTCAGCAAGGCAATACTGAAGAAAAAGCGTTGGCAGCCCGCATTGATAAACTGTGGCGGGAAGTAGAGTTTGATTGGTACACCAATAACAAAAATGTATTGTACTGGCATTGGAGCCCCAACTACGGTTGGGAAATGAATTTTCCGGTGAAGGGCTACAACGAATGTTTGATTATGTATGTGCTGGCGGCTTCATCGCCCACACATGGCGTTGCTCCTGCTGTGTATCATGAAGGCTGGGCACAAAATGGCAAGATTAATGAACAGCCCGATGGCTACGATGGCATTCAGTTGCAACTGCATTATCAGGGCGATAATAAAACAAGTGGTCCCTTGTTTTGGTCGCACTATTCTTACCTCGGCCTCGACCCTCGTGGGTTGAAAGACAAATACGCTGATTATTGGAAAGAGACAACCGGTCATGCACAAATACATTATCGTTGGGCGGTCAACAATCCCAAGAAATACAAAGGCTATGGCCCCGATAATTGGGGCATGACATCCAGCTATTCCATTAAAGGATATGCAGGACATGCGCCTTCTATGGAACATGACCTTGGTGTGATTTCTCCTACCGCGGCCTTGTCTTCTTTTCCGTACACACCCAAAGAGTCGATGGCGGCGATGAAAAACTGGTACTTCAATAAAAAGGATAAACTCTGGGGTGAGTTTGGCTTCTATGATGCCTTCAGCGAAACAGCTAATTGGTACAAACCGCATTACCTCGCCATTGACCAAGGGCCAATTGTGGTGATGATGGAAAACTACCGTAGCGGGTTGCTCTGGAATTTGTTTATGAGTTGCCCCGAAGTGCAGACGGGTTTAACCAAACTGGGTTTCACCAGTCCGCATATTAAATAA